A single genomic interval of Mustelus asterias chromosome 25, sMusAst1.hap1.1, whole genome shotgun sequence harbors:
- the cfap276 gene encoding protein CFAP276 isoform X2, translated as MEGLNAEGHQYLKPTHLAQQEDPWSRLNAAVTISNANKGIYIYNPKAPKDSLDLHLNTVYNHSEDFLKHKNEVLLQKQTCDPQRGCWLGMDEQQPEDIFRRRMAKDAVQKDICGCASEEAETRAHYLDERPPPRLWVSPTKLSIHSIDGTIRSQHTAATNRGYSRKFDGGFFTN; from the exons ATGGAAGGATTGAATGCAGAG GGTCATCAGTATCTCAAACCAACTCACTTAGCTCAACAGGAGGATCCATGGAGTCGACTCAATGCAGCAGTAACTATATCGAATGCAAACAAAGGAATTTACATCTATAATCCCAAG GCACCTAAAGACAGTCTGGATCTTCATCTTAACACTGTTTATAATCATTCAGAAGATTTTCTGAAACATAAGAATGAGGTACTTCTTCAAAAACAAACCTGTGATCCTCAGAG GGGTTGTTGGTTAGGCATGGATGAGCAACAACCGGAAGACATTTTCCGCCGGAGAATGGCAAAGGATGCGGTGCAAAAAGACATTTGTGGCTGTGCATCTGAGGAAGCAGAAACCAGAGCTCATTACTTAGATGAAAGACCTCCCCCGAGACTTTGGGTGTCGCCAACAAAATTATCCATTCATAGCATTGACGGAACAATAA GAAGCCAACACACAGCTGCCACCAACCGAGGATATTCTAGGAAATTTGATGGTGGCTTCTTCACAAACTGA
- the cfap276 gene encoding protein CFAP276 isoform X1: MPETRDPFPFPRFDNDDNFRGRRKATQGHQYLKPTHLAQQEDPWSRLNAAVTISNANKGIYIYNPKAPKDSLDLHLNTVYNHSEDFLKHKNEVLLQKQTCDPQRGCWLGMDEQQPEDIFRRRMAKDAVQKDICGCASEEAETRAHYLDERPPPRLWVSPTKLSIHSIDGTIRSQHTAATNRGYSRKFDGGFFTN, translated from the exons ATGCCGGAAACCAGGGACCCATTCCCATTCCCAAGATTTGATAACGATGATAATTTCAGGGGTCGGAGAAAAGCCACGCAG GGTCATCAGTATCTCAAACCAACTCACTTAGCTCAACAGGAGGATCCATGGAGTCGACTCAATGCAGCAGTAACTATATCGAATGCAAACAAAGGAATTTACATCTATAATCCCAAG GCACCTAAAGACAGTCTGGATCTTCATCTTAACACTGTTTATAATCATTCAGAAGATTTTCTGAAACATAAGAATGAGGTACTTCTTCAAAAACAAACCTGTGATCCTCAGAG GGGTTGTTGGTTAGGCATGGATGAGCAACAACCGGAAGACATTTTCCGCCGGAGAATGGCAAAGGATGCGGTGCAAAAAGACATTTGTGGCTGTGCATCTGAGGAAGCAGAAACCAGAGCTCATTACTTAGATGAAAGACCTCCCCCGAGACTTTGGGTGTCGCCAACAAAATTATCCATTCATAGCATTGACGGAACAATAA GAAGCCAACACACAGCTGCCACCAACCGAGGATATTCTAGGAAATTTGATGGTGGCTTCTTCACAAACTGA